The proteins below are encoded in one region of Effusibacillus dendaii:
- the fba gene encoding class II fructose-1,6-bisphosphate aldolase, producing the protein MAFASFKQVLTDGLKNGYAVGQFNVNNLEFLQAIMETAEEERSPVILGISEGAMKYMNIEYTVAMAKAAAEKASVPVILHLDHGSSYEVVLKCIRAGFSSIMIDASHYPLEENIAKTKQVVDACHAIGIEVEGELGRIGGVEDDIAVDDRDATLARPDEAVRLVKETGIDALAPAIGSAHGMYKGNPELDFERLQTIRDLTGVPLVLHGGSGIPDEDIRKAISLGVSKINVNTENQVAFTAKVRELLEKDAKLYDPRKYLGPAREAIKATVREKIRLFGSNNRA; encoded by the coding sequence ATGGCGTTCGCCTCGTTTAAACAAGTGTTGACAGACGGGTTAAAAAACGGTTATGCGGTTGGCCAGTTTAATGTGAACAATCTCGAGTTTCTGCAAGCCATCATGGAAACGGCGGAGGAAGAACGTTCGCCTGTGATTTTGGGAATTTCCGAAGGCGCAATGAAATACATGAACATCGAGTACACGGTGGCAATGGCTAAAGCGGCCGCCGAAAAGGCAAGTGTGCCGGTTATTCTGCATCTGGATCACGGTTCTTCTTATGAAGTGGTTCTGAAGTGTATCCGAGCCGGATTTTCTTCAATTATGATTGACGCTTCCCATTATCCGCTGGAAGAAAACATTGCAAAAACAAAGCAAGTGGTCGATGCCTGCCATGCGATCGGTATTGAAGTGGAAGGGGAGCTTGGCCGAATTGGCGGTGTGGAAGATGATATAGCGGTTGACGATCGGGACGCCACATTGGCGCGGCCGGACGAAGCGGTCCGCTTGGTGAAGGAAACCGGAATTGACGCATTGGCGCCTGCCATTGGATCTGCGCATGGCATGTATAAAGGGAACCCGGAGCTGGACTTTGAACGTTTGCAGACGATTCGCGATCTGACCGGAGTTCCGCTTGTGCTGCATGGCGGATCGGGTATTCCGGATGAAGATATTCGCAAAGCGATTTCACTTGGTGTTTCCAAGATCAATGTGAACACGGAAAATCAGGTTGCATTTACGGCCAAAGTCCGGGAACTGCTTGAGAAAGACGCGAAATTGTATGATCCTCGCAAATATTTGGGTCCCGCAAGAGAAGCGATTAAAGCAACCGTTCGTGAGAAAATCCGTTTATTCGGTTCCAATAACCGAGCGTAG
- the fsa gene encoding fructose-6-phosphate aldolase translates to MKFFIDTANVEEIRLANEMGIVSGVTTNPSLVAKEGRDFVQVLKEILAIVDGPVSAEVISLDAKGMVEEGLRFAQLHENITVKVPMTAEGLKAVKQFAAKGIKTNVTLVFSANQALLAARAGATFVSPFIGRLDDISQDGMELIRDISEIFNIHDIDTEIIAASVRHPVHVTQAALSGAHIATCPYGVIERMIKHPLTDQGIERFLADWGKMNS, encoded by the coding sequence ATGAAATTTTTTATCGACACAGCAAATGTCGAGGAAATTCGATTGGCCAATGAAATGGGAATTGTGTCAGGTGTAACGACGAACCCAAGCCTCGTGGCCAAAGAAGGACGCGATTTTGTTCAGGTGTTGAAAGAAATATTGGCAATTGTGGATGGACCGGTTTCCGCCGAAGTCATTTCGCTTGATGCGAAAGGAATGGTGGAAGAAGGGCTGCGATTTGCCCAACTGCACGAAAATATTACTGTTAAAGTTCCAATGACGGCCGAAGGGCTGAAAGCGGTAAAACAGTTTGCGGCCAAGGGAATCAAAACCAACGTGACGCTGGTTTTTTCGGCAAACCAAGCGCTGCTGGCAGCGCGGGCAGGCGCTACCTTTGTGTCCCCGTTTATAGGTCGGTTGGATGATATTTCGCAGGATGGGATGGAGTTGATTCGCGACATCTCAGAAATTTTTAATATTCACGATATCGATACGGAAATTATTGCCGCATCTGTAAGACATCCGGTGCATGTCACGCAAGCGGCGTTGTCAGGTGCTCATATTGCAACCTGTCCGTATGGGGTGATCGAGCGCATGATTAAACATCCATTGACCGATCAAGGAATTGAGCGTTTTCTGGCTGACTGGGGCAAAATGAATTCGTAA
- the dapD gene encoding 2,3,4,5-tetrahydropyridine-2,6-dicarboxylate N-acetyltransferase: MEMMDANQIIEFIRTSEKKTPVKVYIKGDLAGIDFGAGTKTFISGNTGVLFGEWKDIQPTLEANKDKIEDYVVENDRRNSAIPLLDIKNIHARIEPGAIIRDQVSIGNNAVIMMGASINIGAVIGEGTMIDMNVVVGGRGTIGKNCHIGAGSVIAGVVEPPSAKPVVIEDDVVVGANAVILEGVRVGKGSVVAAGAVVVDDVPENVVVAGIPARIIKQIDDKTKSKTEIKQELRQL; this comes from the coding sequence ATGGAAATGATGGATGCAAATCAGATTATTGAATTTATCCGTACAAGCGAAAAGAAAACTCCGGTTAAAGTATACATAAAAGGCGATTTGGCGGGAATCGATTTTGGCGCCGGGACAAAAACGTTTATTTCCGGCAATACCGGTGTACTGTTTGGCGAATGGAAAGACATACAACCCACATTGGAAGCCAACAAAGATAAAATCGAGGACTATGTGGTGGAAAATGACCGGCGGAATTCCGCTATTCCACTGCTTGATATCAAAAACATTCATGCACGGATTGAGCCGGGCGCCATTATCCGCGATCAGGTTTCGATTGGGAACAATGCGGTAATTATGATGGGGGCTTCGATTAACATCGGGGCGGTTATTGGAGAAGGCACCATGATTGATATGAATGTAGTGGTCGGCGGCCGCGGCACAATCGGGAAAAACTGCCATATTGGGGCTGGCTCTGTGATCGCAGGTGTGGTGGAACCGCCGTCTGCCAAACCGGTTGTAATCGAAGATGATGTGGTGGTAGGCGCAAACGCGGTGATCCTGGAAGGGGTGCGCGTGGGTAAAGGTTCGGTCGTCGCAGCCGGTGCTGTAGTGGTTGACGATGTGCCTGAAAATGTGGTTGTCGCAGGCATCCCTGCCCGCATTATTAAACAGATTGACGACAAGACAAAGTCCAAAACGGAGATTAAGCAGGAACTTCGTCAGTTATAA
- a CDS encoding response regulator: protein MAKKILIVDDQYGIRMLLNEVLEKEGYEVHQAPNGQTALQIVKDYKPDLVLLDMKIPGMDGLEILRHIRKTEAELKVIMMTAYGELDLIKEAMALGALTHFTKPFDIDELKKTVSYQLTPQEV from the coding sequence ATGGCAAAGAAAATTCTGATTGTGGATGATCAATATGGTATCCGGATGTTGTTGAACGAGGTCCTTGAAAAAGAGGGCTATGAAGTCCATCAAGCACCGAACGGTCAAACCGCATTGCAAATTGTAAAAGATTACAAGCCGGATCTGGTATTGCTGGACATGAAAATCCCCGGAATGGATGGATTGGAAATTTTGCGCCATATCCGGAAAACGGAAGCGGAATTGAAAGTGATTATGATGACCGCTTACGGGGAGCTCGACTTAATCAAAGAAGCGATGGCTTTGGGAGCATTAACCCATTTTACGAAACCGTTTGATATTGATGAGTTGAAGAAGACAGTCAGCTATCAACTGACACCGCAGGAAGTATAA